The genomic stretch TTGATGGAGGGGACACCCACCCGTTCAGGGCAGCTGGCTCTCCAGCGCGCCCCAGCGGGTCCGAATCCACTGGCGCACGTACTCGACTTCCTCCTCGTAGGAGTTGAAGTCCTGGCGCGTGTGCCAGTGGGGGAAGTTGCCGTGGCCGCCCCACGGGTCATTCGGGTCGCCGAAGTTGCGGTGCTTCTCACCCCACTTCGCCCAGTCTCGCCGCGCGGAAGGCGCCGTCTCCTGGACGTAGCCGTCGATGAGGGCCCGCATGACCTCCACGTTCAGCGTGTCGCGCAGCAGCGCCCGGTAGCGCTCGCGCATGGGCCCGGCGATGGTGGGGTCGGCCAGCATGCGCTGGAAGAGCAGGTTGTCCTCGCGGAACGTGGGGCGCGCCGTGGGGGAGGTCCGGGTGGTGTCGTAGGACTGCCCGAAGCTCGCGTCCAAGTCCCAGGGGATGAAGCGCCAGGGGCCGCCGGTGGCCGGGTCGTAGGCGTGGTAGGCATTCTTCGCCTGCGAGTCCACGCCCAGGATGAGCGTGTTGAAGATCCACCAGTCCTCGTAGTCCCGCGCATTCATCCGCTGCGGGAAGCCGGCGCGGAAGGCGTCCGCGTCCGAGTCCGCGATGAAGGCGGTGAGCGCTTCCAGGGGCGCGAAGGCGCCAGGCTCGCCTTCCTCGGGAGCGCCCTCCGACTTCTCGAAGCCTTCGTGGAGGCTGCTCTTGGGCGTGCCGTCCTTGCGCAGGCGCGAGAAGTTGGCGCGGTTGTCCACGGCCTTGAAGGCGTCCGCGTCCTTGTCGATGCCGTGCGCGGCCATCAGGCGCTTGTTGACGTGGTCCGCCACCGTGTAGAGGCCGACGTATTTGTTGTTGGCGTAGAGCACCGCGCTGTAGGTGCGCAGGTGGATGTGGCCCGGGCTCATCCGGCTCCACACGTCGAAGGCGAGCCGCGAGCGCATGTAGGAGTTGTCATTGAACGTGGTGATGAGCACCACGCGCTTGCGGTCCTCGAAGCCGTTTCCGAAGACAGGCTCGGTGAAGAGGTCCTCGTCCGGGAACTTCAGCGTGAGGCTGCGCTTGGGGAACACGCTGGAGGTGGCGCCCCGGTACTTCGCCTCCAGGTCGAAGCGCTGGCTCCGGTAGACGAGTTGCACCGGCCGGTAGCCGCCCGCCGTCAAGCCGCCCTCGTAGGAGAGGTGGAACACCGGCAGGCCGAACTCCTCCGTGTAGGCCGCCGGGTCGACGATGGGGACGTTGCCGGGCGCGGACTCGTTCTCCGCCACGCCGACCTTGAGCGTGCCCGTCTCGCCGGTGCGCTCTTCCCGGAGCGTGAGGTGCCACACGGCGGCCTGGTCCTTGCCGGGCGTCCAGCTCAAGGTGCCCGTGGCCACATCGAAGCGGGCGCCGGGTGGCAGGTTGTCCACGACGAAGCGCGTGTCCGGCGCTGCGTGGCCGGTGGTGCACGTCACGGTGGCGGAGACGGGCTCGCCCTCGAGCACCCAGCGTGGCTCGCCCGCGGTGGGGGCGCAGAGGTTGGACTGCGGCGGTGGGCCGCCATCGGGCTCGCCGCCGTCCGGAGTGCCTGGGCCGGTTCCCGAGTCGGGTGTCGTCCCTCCGTCCGTGCCATCGGGAGGCAGGCCCGCGTCGGGACGCGTCCCGTTGTCAGGGGCCTCGCTGGAGGGGGCCGGAACGCCACGGCTTCCGGTGTTGCCACCGCATGCCACCAGCAGCCCCGCGACTCCGGCCAGAAACATCCTTGGAAAGCGTTCCCCTCCCACCTGGTCCCTCCCCCTCGAACAACGCCACGTCACGGTTCGCAGGATTAACCATTCCGTGACGTGCCTGGCACCCCCCGTGGTGTCGGCTGTTGTCGGCTCGTGGACGCCGCCGGAGGGAGGGCGCCCAGTGAGGCAATGACGGGGCATGCGGTGTCGGGTGGGCAACCTCCCTGCGCCAGCAGCTTCTGGATGGCGCGCTTCATCCGCTGGAGGTCCTTCACGCGCGCGTCGATGGCCTGGAGCTTCGCCGCTGCGAAGGTCTCCACCTCGGAGGGCGAGGGGATGCGCCCGTCCGACATCGCGAGGAAGGCGGCGACCTCCCGCAGCGTGAAGCCCAGCTCCTGCGAGCGCCGGATGAAGCGCACGCGCGTCACGTCCCCGGGGGTGTACTCGCGGTAGCCGCTCTGCGTCCGGCGGGGTGGGGGCAGCAGCTTGCGCCGCTCGTAGAACCGGAGCGTGGGAATGCCCACGCCCGCGGCCCGTGCCAGCTCGCTGATGCGGAGGGGGGCGGCGTCAGGCCGTCTGGGAGCGGGGCGCGTGGGCATGGTGGTTCCTCCACCACTGGAGGATGGCACCCCCCTGGACGAAGAACCACGTCAGTTCCAGCGCGAGCATGACCGCGAGGATGCCCGTCTGACCCGATGCGAACGCCACGCCCATCCACAGCGAGAAGCCGGCGCGGCCCAGGGTGTCCGCGGCGCCCAGGGCGGGCTCCGGCTTCCACAGGCGCAGCAGGGACCACACGGTGACGATGGTGCCCATCAGGCTGACGAAGAAGAGGTGCATGGGGCCGAACTCCGGCGGAGAGGCGCCGGGCAGGCCAAGGGCGACATGGAGGTGGTGCAGCTTCTCCAGGAGCCAGCCCGCTGTCCACGGCGTGGCGAACGGGGCGGTGACGACGAGGTCGTAGAGGGCGCTGGCCTGGATGATGCGAGTGGGTTCGTTCCGGTTCATGCGCGGAACGTTACGGTCTGCACCAAGGTGCAGGGTCAAGCGCCCTTGTCTAGCAGGGCGCTATCCAGCCTTGAGGCGCACGGAATCAGAGGCGTGCTTCGCAAGCGCCTCGGCGATCTGGTCCGACTTCCACAGCGGGTCCAGGCAGGGGCAGAAGTAGCCGGGGCCCGCCTTCTCGCGCACGGCCCAGGCGAAGAATTCGCGGGCGGTGTCGTGGAGCTCCTCGGGGAGGAAGAGGGCGGCGACGTCGTACTCGGTGAAGCGGAGCAGGCCCGGCACGCGCCACTCGCGCTCCCAGTCGAAGCGGTAGCTGTAGGGCGCGTTGTGGTGGTCGCCCTGGATGTCCACGAAGGGCGTCATGGACCAGATGGGCTCTTGCTGGGGCGAAGTCGCCGCGAGCGCGCGCTCCACCTGATGCTTCAGGGCGAGGTGCGCGGGGGAGGCGTACTGGACGTACCAGACGGGGCCGCCGCCCTGGGAGAGGATGTAGCTCTTGCTGAAGCCAATGCCATACAGGCTGCGGCGCTGGACGAGCCGGGCGAGCTGGTCCAGGGGAATCTCGCTGAAGCACACGGAGCGGTGGCGCTCGGCGACGGCGGGCTCCCGGCGGGCGATGCCGAAGCCCTCGGCGCCGGGGATGAGCGTCCGGGCGCCGAGGATGCTCATCATGTTCTGGTAGGCGTCAAGATAGGGCGGTCCCGGCTTCGTGAAGTGAACCACGAAGTCAGACATGTCTCGCCACTGTGGATTCGTCTGGTAGCCGAGCATCATCCCTACTCCGCAGGCAATGTCCCGGACAGCGCGGGTGGATGCAACTCGAACGACGCGTGGCTCGCCGTGCCTGCCTGTCTGGCATTCGGGGGGACGGCGCCGTGTCCTCGCCTACCTCGCCCTGCGGTCAGGCAGGTGCTGGAGCGCTTGAAACTGCCCGTGGACGTGACGCCTCTTGCACCGGCACGAGGGCCGCCGCAGCCAGGCTTCTGGCCGTAAGGGCCTCACCCCTCAGCCTTCGGCGCCGCGCTCTCCCGCCCCACGCTCGGCAGCGGTGTGTCCATTCACGTGCCGCAGGGGCCCCGCCCTCTCTGGACGGACCACGCGAAGGGGCGCTCTTGTCCGTCCGCTCGCGTCCGCCCTTCGGTGAGCCCGTTCTCCCGCGCCAGATGGTGCGCCGCACGTGCAGCTTGCCGCGCTGAAAGTCCACGTCGCGCCACTGGAGCCCGAACAGCTCGCCCTGCTGCAGCCCCGTCTTGAGGGGCACCAGCAGCAGCCGGGCGCTCAGGACTCGCCTGAACATCTGGCGGCTGCCGCGCCTTGGCATGCTCCATGCCGGCCACGCTGACCCGTTGCGGGGAACGGACCGGCCTGATGGACCTGCCCGCCGGCGCGGCCGCTCGCAACCGTGTCGGCCTTGTCTGTTCATTCGCGGCCGGGCGGCGCGCCGGCGTCGTCGCCGTGGCCGAACGACGCATCTGGGCTGCGCCGAACATCCCCCGGCCGTTGTGCCGCTCGGCGGGAAGGCGCTGGCGGCGGGCCGGCATGGCGCGGGAAGTGCGCGACCTGGGCCGGGCGCGCATTTCCCGCTGATTTTTTTCACAGTGCCTGCGAGAGTGAAAAGTGCGCCATTTCAGGTTGTCGAATTTTTGGATTTTGCGGCCATGGCCCACCTGCGGGCGGCGTCAAAGGCGCGGCTCGCGACGCGCCCGGCGAACCCATGGCCTTACCTTGCCACAATGCTTGACGCGCGATGGAATGGATGAGGTCGAACATGTCTGGAAAGTCGGTGCTGGCAGCGTCGCTTGTCGCCTTGGCCTGCGCGCCGGCGACCGCGCAGACGGGGCAGTGGTCGCAGCCGACGAAGACCGAGCAATGGTCGCAACCGCCGCAACAGCAGCCGCAGGCCCAGCAGCGCCCGCAGGCGCAATCGCCCGCCCCGGCGCCGTCCGCGCCGGGCGAGGGTGGGCCCGGCCAGTCCCAGCCGGGCCTCTGGTCCAGCCCCACCACCACCCAGCAGGTCGATCCCCGGGCGATGGACAATCCGGAGGTCGTCCAGTCGCAGGGCAAGGTCCCGGCCGGCATGGTGGGGCGCTGGAATCTGTGGGTGCCGGGCGGCATCTGGTACAGCGCCGACGGCAGCCGCATCTATCGCAACTATACGCAAGGCGCCGCCATGAACAGCCTGACCATCCGCGCCAACGGCACCTACAGCTGGGGCGGGACGACGGGCCGGCTGACGGAGATCCGCCCCTGGTTTGCGCAACCCGGCGAGCGCTATTTCGCCGTCCAGCTCGATGCCAACCTCAAATACATGGCGCGCCACGATGCGGGGAAGGGCAAGATCGACCTGTTATTCTGGGGGGTGGGCGGCCACGCGGCGACCGGCACGCGCTGAGGCGTGCGGCGGCGCCTCAGCGGCCTCCGCGCCCGACCTGCGATGCCGCGGCCGCTGCGGGGGCGCGCCATCGCCTGCGTTCGCGGCTCGGCTGCGGCGCCCATGCCGGCCCCGTCGCATCATCCCCCGAGCACGGCGTCAGCAGCGCCGCAGGACTCTCGTAACGCGTGGCCCGAAGAACGGGGGCAGATCACTCCCTCAATCTGGGCGTGCACCCGTCTCCTGAAGCGCGGGGATGGCAGTGATTTCTGAGTATGCTCTCGTGCTTTCCACCGCAGTGAGCACAGGGAGGTCTGGCGCATGAAGCTGCACAACGTGTTGCTTGGAGTCGTGGCCGCGGGGCTGATGATGGGGTGCGGCGGCGCCGCTCCCGAGGACATGCCCGAGACGGAGGCGCAGGAGTCGGCGCTGTCGACGTGCGGCTACGTCCAGGGGCCGGAGTCCTATGTCTCGTCGGAGGAGGCCTGTGAGATGGCGCTCCACTTCGCGCCGCAGTTCTGTTCGGGGCTCGGCGGGGTGCGGTCCATCACCAACCGCTGCCTCATCACGGACGGGCCGCCGTATCTGGGCTCCTACCGCGTCTGCTGCAACCAGTAATCCTCAGGGCCGCGAGGCCGTGACCCAGACGCCGGGCCTGGGGCGCAGGGTGATGGCGGGCGTGGGGTGGATGACCTGACCCGGCGTCAGGTTGAGCCGGACGCGTTGGAACAGGGTGGCCAGCACCAACACCAGCTCCATCAGCGCGAATTGGTTGCCAATGCACTGGCGCGGCCCTCCGCCGAACGGGAACCAGGCGAAGCGTGGACGCGCCTGCTCCTGTTCGGGGAGGAAGCGGTCCGGGTCGAAGCCTTCTGGATTGTCCCAGATGCGCGGGTGCCGGTGCGTCACCCAGGGCGCGAGCATCAGATGGGCGCCTTCGGGAATCCGGAATCCGCACACGAGGTCCTCCTCGGTGGCGATCCGGGAGAGGGTCCATGCCGGCGGATAGAGCCGCATGGATTCGTCCACCACTCGGCGGGTGAGTTCCAGCCGGGGCAGGTCCTCGTGCGTGGGGTTGCGGCCTCCCAGTTCACGTGCCAGCTCTGACTCCATGTCCCTGCGCACGCCCGGGTGCTGGGACAACAGCATGATGGTCCATGCCAGCGCGCTCGCCGTCGTTTCATGGCCGGCGATCAGCACGGTCAGGACCTCGTCGCGGAGCTGCGTGTCGCTCATCCGCTCGCCCGTGTCGTCGTCGTGTGCCTCCATCATCATCTGCAGCAGGTCGTGGTGCTCACTCCCCTCGCGCCGTCGCTTCGCGATGATGCCGTGCACCACGCGGTCCAGGCTGCCGACGTCGCGCTCGAATTGCCGATGGGCGGGAAGCGGTAGGCGCAAGGGAATCGGCACGGGTTGCGTGAGCCGCTTGTAGACAAACACTTGCATCCGGCTCAGCACCTTCGCGATGTCACGCGCGGCGCTGCTGACGTCGGCGCCGAACAACGTCGTGCTGGCGATACGAAGCGTCAGGCGGGTGAAGTCCTCGGCCACATTGAACGCGGCGCCCGTGTCGGCGCGGGTCTCCAGCGTGGCGGCGAGGTCCTCAGCCGCGTCCACCATGGTGCTCGCGAAGCCCGCGACGCGTTGGCGATGGAAAGCGGGTTGCGCGAGCCGGCGCTGCCGCAGCCAATGGTCACCCTCGCTGGTGAGCAGGCCGTGGCCCAGCAGTTCTCGAAGCACCATGAATCCGCGTGACTGTTTGCTGTAGTTGCGCGCATGGTCTTGAAGGACGTGGCGCACGCCATCCGGGTGCGCCACCAGGATGAGGCAGGCGGGCCCCATGGGGAGGCGCACCACGTCGCCGTATTCCCGCACCTGGGCTTGCAGGAAGTGGAGCGGGTCCTTTCTCAGGGCACGGAGATGTCCGAGCAGCGGGGCTCCTGGTGACATGGGCGGAAGGGGCGCGGCGGTCGACGCACCCGCTGGATGGATGGACATGGCCGCGAGCTTCCTTCCTGGCAACGAAGCCTCATGCTGGGCATGGGGTGTTCATCCCCGGCGGGAAGCGCATCCGGGCCCGGCTCCGGCCCGTTGGAGGGCGCACGCTGGCGGACTAACATTGGCCTCTTCTTGACGAGGGAACGCTCTTGGAAACCCTGTTCCGAAATGGTCGCCTGGCGCTCGCCGCCGTGCTCGTCCTGGCCCTGTCGCCCATGGCCCTGGCCGCCGCGGGCAGTCCGCAGCTCCAGGCCTTCTTCCAGCAGGATCTGACCAGCGCCGACTACCAGCAGAAGGTCTACTCGCGCGTCGCGGGGAAGTGGCGGCAACCCGGCGCCAAGGGCACGCCCGGGTTGGGAAAGAAGACGGTGGTCCGGGCCGTGATTGGCCGGGACGGCAAGCTCCTCTCCGCCGACGTGTCCACGGAGTCCGGTTCGAAGACGTGGGATGCCGCCGCGCTGTCGGCCGTGAAGAAGGCCGCGCCCTTCCCGCCGCTGCCGGCGAGCTTCCCCGGCGCCACGCTGGATGCCCACTTCCACGTGGCCTGGGTGGCCGGGCCCTGAACTCGGGCGACGCACGGCGGTTGATTGGGGAGGGCGCTCCCGGGCGGACACGCGGTATATGGTGCGCCCATGGCGACTCCTCATATCTCCGCTGCCCCTGGTGACTTCGCTGACGTGGTCCTCATGCCCGGCGACCCGCTCCGGGCTCGTTACATCTCCGACCGCTTCCTGGAAGGTGCCCGCGAGGTCACCTCCGTGCGCAACATGCTCGGCTTCACCGGGACCTTCCGGGGCCGGCGCGTGTCGGTGATGGGGCATGGCATGGGCGTTCCCTCCATCTCCATCTACGCCACCGAGCTCATCAAGACGTATGGGGTGCGCGTGCTCATCCGCGTGGGCAGCTGCGGCGCGCTGAGCACCGACGTGAAGGTCCGGGAGGTCATCGTCGCGACGGGGGCCGGCACGGACTCCAACGTGAATCGGATGCGGCTGATGGGGCATGACTTCGCCGCGGTGGCGGACTTCACGCTCGCGCGCCGGGCCATGGAGGCGGCGGAGCGGCGCAACAAGCCTGTGCGCGCCGGCCCCGTCTTCACCTCCGACCTCTTCTACCACCCGCAGGAGCAGCTCAACGCCACCCTGGCGCGGATGGGTGTCCTGGCCGTCGAGATGGAGGTCGCCGGCCTCTACGGCGTGGCCGCGGAGTCGGGCGCCCGTGCGCTGGGGCTGCTCACGGTGTCGGACCACATCATCACCGGGGAGAGCCTCACGCCGCAGGAGCGGCAGACGACGTTCGACGAGATGATTGAGCTCGCCCTGGACGTCGCACACGCCGAACCCACGCCGTAGCGCCTTGTCGGAGGGCAGGCGGGCAGGGTGCCTGTCCGCTCTGAAGGTACGAGAGGGCCGCTCTCGGAGCGCTTTCCAGCGCCGGGGGCGGTCAGATTTCCCGGACGGTGCTTTGTGCCCAGCGGGATTCCGGGCCATCCTCCGGCCCGGTGCGTTACCCAATCTGGCTCCTCCTCGTTTGCGCCGGCTGTGCCGCGCGTATCTCCCCCCATGCTGGCACTGCGCCGGCCGCCGCCGTGCGTGCCCAGGACTCCGTCCCCGTGGCCGCCGCCAAGCCGCCACCAGAGGCTCCGCCGCTGGCGTCCGCTCCCGCCGCCGAGCCGGTGGCAGAGGCTGCTTCCGAGCCCACGTCCACCGCGGATGGCTGCGCGCTGAGCGCGGAGGACCTGGAGTCCGAGGAGGAGGAGCTGGCCGAGGGCGAGGGCGACGACGGCGAGAAGGAGACGCCGGACGCCGTGGCCGCGGGCGCCGCTTCGACAGGGCCGCTCTACACGGCTGACATCTCCGATGCGGAGCTGGCGCGGCGGTGGAAGGACGAGATTGCCTCGCTGGGCTCCATGGCCGTGGGCTTCGCGCACAGCGGCCGGCTGGTGAACGCCAGGCAGTTCCCCCAGGGGGACGATTGGATCGTTGTTACTCCCGCGGGCGCCTGGGCCACCGAGGAGACCGTCAACTACCTGGCCGAGGCCATCCGCGACGTGCGCGCCCGCTTCCCGAATGCGCCTCCGCTGCGGGTCAATGGGATGAGCCACAAGGAGGGCGGCTACATGCGCCCTCACAAGAGCCACCAGAACGGCCGTGACGTGGACGTGGGCTTCTACTACCCGACGGTGGACCCCATCCGGACCCGCGCGCGCGAGCACGTCATCGACGTGGGCATGAACTGGGAGTTCATCCGCTCGGTGCTCGTGAAGACGGACGTGCAGATGATTCTCGTCGACCGTCGCGTGCGGAAGGTCATCTACGACCACGCCGTGCGCGCGGGCGAGGACAAGGCGTGGTTGGACTCGATTTTCAATGACGGCCCCACGGGCGTCGTCCGGCACGCCCGCGGCCACCGCGACCACTTCCACATCCGCTTCCACAATCCGCGTGCCCAGGAGCTGGGCCGTCGGGTGCAGCCGTTCCTGGCGCTCCAGCCGGAGCACAATGTGACGACGCACCGCATCCGGAACGGTGACACGCTGGGCGGCATCGCGCTCAAGTACGGGTCGTCGGTGGCGATGATCAAGAAGGCCAACCGGATGAAGAACAACTTCCTGCGCGCCGGGAATCGGCTGTCCGTGCCCCTTCGCGGGCCCTGCACGAACTGTCCCGTGCCGCCGCCGTTCGTGCTGCCCACCCGGCGCCTGCCGCCGGACGCGGTGGCTCCGGCGATGGTCGCCGCCGCTCCCTCGGCGAAGGCGGAGAACGGTTGTGCGCGGCCGGAGGGGGCTGTTGCGCAGGAGGCGGCCACGGTCGTTCCCGTGGTGGGCGCGGCCTCCGTCGAGGCGGCTTCGACCGTGTTGTCCTCCGCTCCCGCTGGGGAGTCGGCTCCGGTGGTGAGGTCGGCTGTGGGGACCTCCGTGGACGTGGCTGCGGTGAAGCCTGCTGCAGGGACGTCCGTCAATGTGGCTTCGACGGTGAAGCCCGCGAACGCCGTCAACGTGGCGTCGACGGTGGTTCCCGCCGCGGCGGAAGGGGCCTCGGCGACGACGCCCGCCGCCACGGATACCGCGGTGGCGCATCCCGCTTCCGCCAAGCCGGCTCCGGCGGAGCAGGCCGCTGCGTCCAGCCCGGCTCCGGCGGCGAAGCCCACCGTCGTACCGACGCGCGAGAAGGGCGAGGGCGCCGCGGGCATCACTCACGGCCGCTGACCTGTCCTCCACCGGCCATGCAGGCTTGGGCCCCGTGTCTCCCATGTGGTGACACGGGGCTCGTTCGTTCCGGAGTGTGGTAGGCACGGGCCGTCCATGGCGTTTTCACCGCACAAGGGCCGCTCGCTGGCCCACAAGGCCCGTCAGCGCTCCCCCGGCCACCACTACAACGCGAGCTTCATGTCCGCCGCCGACCGCGCGGAGGCCCTGAGCTGGCTCGCGACGCTCCACCCGCTGTGGGAAGAGCGCTACTCCAAGCACTTCCCCCCGCCACCGGGGCAGTCCCAGCGGCGGCTGCTGCGGCCGGTGTACTGGCTCGGCAACTGGCAGTTCGCGTGCCTCGACTACTACCACCCGCCCAAGGGCATCCTGAACCGGTGCGTCCAGGCCGAGCCCTTTCCGGCGGTGCTCCAGCGCCAGGTGACGAAAATCGAGGAGCTGGCGCGGCGGATGTACCGCGGGCCGGACATGCCTCCCCGCTGGCACCTCAACACCTGCCTGGTGAACTTCTACGGGAGCCGGTTGGAGGACGGGCGCTGGGTGGACACCGCCCGCGTGGGCGAGCACAAGGACTTCGAGCCGGGCCCCGTGGCCTCGCTGTCCTTCGGTGAGCGTGCCCTCATCCAGTTCGTCACCTCCACCCGCCCGGGCGAGCGCGACGCGGTGGTGCTGGAGCAGTGGCTGGATGACGGCTCGCTCCAGCTCTTCGGTGGTGCGCGCTGGAAGGACCAGACGTTCCACCGCGTGCAGCGGGTGGACACGCGCACGGGCAAGACGCTGGCCCCGGAGCTGCCGGACTTCCGCACCCGCCGCATCAACCTGACGTTCCGCTACGTGCCGGACGAACACGTCATTCCGTTCGCCGCGCTCTCCCCCGAGGCGCGCGAGGACGTGCGGCCCTACATGGCGCAGCTCGCCCAGGGCAGCGCCTTCTTCCGCGATGCCCTGGCGCGCGAGGCGCCGGGCACGCCGGCCTGACGCAAGGCAGCCCCGCGCCTACGAGCGGCGCTTGCCATGCGAGCGCGCGTGCCGTCCCGGTGCCTGGTCCGGCGTGCGCTTCGACTGTCCGTGGTCCTTCTGCGGAGGGCCCGGGTCCTTCTGCGCGGCGAGGAAGCTCTCCCACGCCTCCTTGAAGACGGGGTCCTCGCGCGGCACCTGGACGCGGGGAATCTCCGAGCGCATCAGCTGCTCGATGCGCGTGATGACCTGCCCTTCGCGCGTGGTGGCGAAGGTCGAGGCGACGCCGCTGGCGGCGGCCCGGGCTGTGCGGCCGATGCGGTGCACGTAGTCCTCGGGCGCATGGGGCAGGTCGTAGTTGATGACGTGGCCCACGTCCTCCACGTCCAGCCCGCGCGCCGCGATGTCGGTGGCCACGAGGCAGCGGTAGGTGCCGTTCCGGAATCCCTCCATGGCCTGCTTGCGCTGGTTCTGCGTGCGGTCCGCGTGCAGCACCGCGGTCCGGTGTCCCGCGCGCTGGAGCGCCCGCTGGACCTTGTCCACGCGCTCCTTCGCCCGGGTGAACACCAGCGCCGTCGCAGAGTCCTGGGCCAGCAGGGTGAGCAGCAGCGGCGTCTTCTCCTCGGGCCGGAGGAAGTACAGCCGTTGCTCGGCGCGCTCGGCGGGCGTGCCGCTGCGGGTGACCTCCAGGCGCACGGGCTTGTACAGCCGGCTCTTGGCGAAGCGGGTGACGTCGGGCCCGAGCGTCGCGGAGAACAGCAGCGTCTGCCGGCGGCGAGGCAGGTGGGCGACGATGCGTTCGAGCTGCGGCAGGAAGCCCATGTCGAGCATCCGGTCCGCTTCGTCGAGGACGAGCGCTTCCAGGTGCGGGAAGCGGATGTCGGTGTTCTCCATCAGGTCCACCAGCCGCCCGGGCGTGGCGATGACGAAGGAGGGCAGCGTCTTCAGGGCATTGACCTGCGCGCCCATGTCCTCGCCGCCAATGACGGTGGCGTGCGTGAGGCGGCGGGGCTCCGCGAAGAAGCGCACCGGCTCAGCGATCTGCTGGACCAGCTCACGCGTGGGGGCCAGCACCAGCGCGAGCGTGCCCTTCTTGCCCGCGAGCCGTTCCACCAGCGGGAGGACATACGCGGCCGTCTTGCCCGTTCCGGTGGCCGCGCAGCCGATGACATCCCTACCGTCGAGTGCTGGAGGAATGGCCTGCTGCTGGATGGGGGTGGGCTGCGTGAAACGCGCGCGGCGCAGGGCGCCCAGCGTCTCCCGCGAGAGGCCCAGTTGTTCGAAGGAGTCGCTCACGGCTTGGGGGTACCACGTCGCGAGGCCTCGTGGGAAAGGGCCTCGCGGGTCAGGCGCCGTGATTCCCGCCCGCCAGGAGGGCATGATGGCCGGATTGGAACATCTGATGCCCTTCACTCCGCTGCCGGTGGTCCTGGATACCAACGTGGTTCTAGACCTCTTCGTGTTCGATGACCCCTACACACGCCCGCTGGCCGAGGCCCTTGCTGCGGGGACGCTGACCGCCTGGACGGACGCGGACACGCTGGCGGAGCTGGGCTACGTGCTGGCGTCGCGCAACTTTCAACCCGGCTTGGGAGCGCCCCAGCGGACCGCTGCGTTCGAGCGCTACCGGGCCCAGGTCCATCTGGCTCCGTCCGCCGAGTCCGTGCCCACGCCGTCATTGCCCCGCTGCCGGGACCGGGACGACCAGAAGTTCCTGAGCCTGGCCGCGCGAGCCGGAGCGGCGTGGCTGGTGAGCAAGGACAAG from Myxococcus xanthus encodes the following:
- a CDS encoding CotH kinase family protein, translated to MFLAGVAGLLVACGGNTGSRGVPAPSSEAPDNGTRPDAGLPPDGTDGGTTPDSGTGPGTPDGGEPDGGPPPQSNLCAPTAGEPRWVLEGEPVSATVTCTTGHAAPDTRFVVDNLPPGARFDVATGTLSWTPGKDQAAVWHLTLREERTGETGTLKVGVAENESAPGNVPIVDPAAYTEEFGLPVFHLSYEGGLTAGGYRPVQLVYRSQRFDLEAKYRGATSSVFPKRSLTLKFPDEDLFTEPVFGNGFEDRKRVVLITTFNDNSYMRSRLAFDVWSRMSPGHIHLRTYSAVLYANNKYVGLYTVADHVNKRLMAAHGIDKDADAFKAVDNRANFSRLRKDGTPKSSLHEGFEKSEGAPEEGEPGAFAPLEALTAFIADSDADAFRAGFPQRMNARDYEDWWIFNTLILGVDSQAKNAYHAYDPATGGPWRFIPWDLDASFGQSYDTTRTSPTARPTFREDNLLFQRMLADPTIAGPMRERYRALLRDTLNVEVMRALIDGYVQETAPSARRDWAKWGEKHRNFGDPNDPWGGHGNFPHWHTRQDFNSYEEEVEYVRQWIRTRWGALESQLP
- a CDS encoding MerR family transcriptional regulator, whose amino-acid sequence is MPTRPAPRRPDAAPLRISELARAAGVGIPTLRFYERRKLLPPPRRTQSGYREYTPGDVTRVRFIRRSQELGFTLREVAAFLAMSDGRIPSPSEVETFAAAKLQAIDARVKDLQRMKRAIQKLLAQGGCPPDTACPVIASLGALPPAASTSRQQPTPRGVPGTSRNG
- a CDS encoding abortive infection system antitoxin AbiGi family protein, giving the protein MSDFVVHFTKPGPPYLDAYQNMMSILGARTLIPGAEGFGIARREPAVAERHRSVCFSEIPLDQLARLVQRRSLYGIGFSKSYILSQGGGPVWYVQYASPAHLALKHQVERALAATSPQQEPIWSMTPFVDIQGDHHNAPYSYRFDWEREWRVPGLLRFTEYDVAALFLPEELHDTAREFFAWAVREKAGPGYFCPCLDPLWKSDQIAEALAKHASDSVRLKAG
- a CDS encoding cytochrome P450, which codes for MSIHPAGASTAAPLPPMSPGAPLLGHLRALRKDPLHFLQAQVREYGDVVRLPMGPACLILVAHPDGVRHVLQDHARNYSKQSRGFMVLRELLGHGLLTSEGDHWLRQRRLAQPAFHRQRVAGFASTMVDAAEDLAATLETRADTGAAFNVAEDFTRLTLRIASTTLFGADVSSAARDIAKVLSRMQVFVYKRLTQPVPIPLRLPLPAHRQFERDVGSLDRVVHGIIAKRRREGSEHHDLLQMMMEAHDDDTGERMSDTQLRDEVLTVLIAGHETTASALAWTIMLLSQHPGVRRDMESELARELGGRNPTHEDLPRLELTRRVVDESMRLYPPAWTLSRIATEEDLVCGFRIPEGAHLMLAPWVTHRHPRIWDNPEGFDPDRFLPEQEQARPRFAWFPFGGGPRQCIGNQFALMELVLVLATLFQRVRLNLTPGQVIHPTPAITLRPRPGVWVTASRP
- a CDS encoding energy transducer TonB: METLFRNGRLALAAVLVLALSPMALAAAGSPQLQAFFQQDLTSADYQQKVYSRVAGKWRQPGAKGTPGLGKKTVVRAVIGRDGKLLSADVSTESGSKTWDAAALSAVKKAAPFPPLPASFPGATLDAHFHVAWVAGP
- the deoD gene encoding purine-nucleoside phosphorylase, which codes for MATPHISAAPGDFADVVLMPGDPLRARYISDRFLEGAREVTSVRNMLGFTGTFRGRRVSVMGHGMGVPSISIYATELIKTYGVRVLIRVGSCGALSTDVKVREVIVATGAGTDSNVNRMRLMGHDFAAVADFTLARRAMEAAERRNKPVRAGPVFTSDLFYHPQEQLNATLARMGVLAVEMEVAGLYGVAAESGARALGLLTVSDHIITGESLTPQERQTTFDEMIELALDVAHAEPTP
- a CDS encoding penicillin-insensitive murein endopeptidase — protein: MAAAKPPPEAPPLASAPAAEPVAEAASEPTSTADGCALSAEDLESEEEELAEGEGDDGEKETPDAVAAGAASTGPLYTADISDAELARRWKDEIASLGSMAVGFAHSGRLVNARQFPQGDDWIVVTPAGAWATEETVNYLAEAIRDVRARFPNAPPLRVNGMSHKEGGYMRPHKSHQNGRDVDVGFYYPTVDPIRTRAREHVIDVGMNWEFIRSVLVKTDVQMILVDRRVRKVIYDHAVRAGEDKAWLDSIFNDGPTGVVRHARGHRDHFHIRFHNPRAQELGRRVQPFLALQPEHNVTTHRIRNGDTLGGIALKYGSSVAMIKKANRMKNNFLRAGNRLSVPLRGPCTNCPVPPPFVLPTRRLPPDAVAPAMVAAAPSAKAENGCARPEGAVAQEAATVVPVVGAASVEAASTVLSSAPAGESAPVVRSAVGTSVDVAAVKPAAGTSVNVASTVKPANAVNVASTVVPAAAEGASATTPAATDTAVAHPASAKPAPAEQAAASSPAPAAKPTVVPTREKGEGAAGITHGR
- a CDS encoding alpha-ketoglutarate-dependent dioxygenase AlkB, which produces MAFSPHKGRSLAHKARQRSPGHHYNASFMSAADRAEALSWLATLHPLWEERYSKHFPPPPGQSQRRLLRPVYWLGNWQFACLDYYHPPKGILNRCVQAEPFPAVLQRQVTKIEELARRMYRGPDMPPRWHLNTCLVNFYGSRLEDGRWVDTARVGEHKDFEPGPVASLSFGERALIQFVTSTRPGERDAVVLEQWLDDGSLQLFGGARWKDQTFHRVQRVDTRTGKTLAPELPDFRTRRINLTFRYVPDEHVIPFAALSPEAREDVRPYMAQLAQGSAFFRDALAREAPGTPA